The Mauremys reevesii isolate NIE-2019 linkage group 1, ASM1616193v1, whole genome shotgun sequence genome has a segment encoding these proteins:
- the DYNLT3 gene encoding dynein light chain Tctex-type 3 isoform X2 yields MIFNAEEAHNIVKECIEGILGKVDYNHNKVNQWTATIVEQSLTHLVKLGKTYKYIVTCAVMQKCGAGLHTASSCFWDTTTDGTCTVRWENRTMNCIVNVFAVAVVL; encoded by the exons ATGATCTTCAATGCTGAGGAAGCCCATAACATTGTTAAGGAG TGCATAGAAGGGATTTTGGGCAAGGTAGATTACAATCACAACAAAGTCAATCAGTGGACTGCAACTATAGTGGAGCAATCTTTAACACATCTGGTAAAACTAGGAAAAACATACAAATACATTG TAACCTGTGCAGTGATGCAGAAGTGTGGCGCTGGTCTCCACACAGCAAGCTCGTGCTTTTGGGATACCACAACTGATG GGACCTGCACAGTGAGATGGGAAAACCGGACTATGAACTGCATTGTCAATGTTTTTGCTGTTGCTGTTGTCCTGTAG
- the DYNLT3 gene encoding dynein light chain Tctex-type 3 isoform X1 has protein sequence MEEFHPHSDEMIFNAEEAHNIVKECIEGILGKVDYNHNKVNQWTATIVEQSLTHLVKLGKTYKYIVTCAVMQKCGAGLHTASSCFWDTTTDGTCTVRWENRTMNCIVNVFAVAVVL, from the exons ATGATCTTCAATGCTGAGGAAGCCCATAACATTGTTAAGGAG TGCATAGAAGGGATTTTGGGCAAGGTAGATTACAATCACAACAAAGTCAATCAGTGGACTGCAACTATAGTGGAGCAATCTTTAACACATCTGGTAAAACTAGGAAAAACATACAAATACATTG TAACCTGTGCAGTGATGCAGAAGTGTGGCGCTGGTCTCCACACAGCAAGCTCGTGCTTTTGGGATACCACAACTGATG GGACCTGCACAGTGAGATGGGAAAACCGGACTATGAACTGCATTGTCAATGTTTTTGCTGTTGCTGTTGTCCTGTAG